The DNA segment GCTGTTTCAGCTGCTGCAGATTGCCGGCAGCAGTGCGTGATTGTGTCGACGACTTAAAGTCCAATGGCAACACAGTGTGATAAGGCGATAGCTGGGCATGCAATTGACTGGGCAATCGGCAGCTGGGCACATCCTTCAGATCGCTGGGCGCTGCCGGACACTTGTCAAAGAGGCAGGCCAAGAGTACCGCTGTCTGCACATCGCCAGCGCCTGCGTAGTGCATGATTAGCGATTCCAGCAGTGATTTCTTAAACGGATCCTTGTGAAACAACATTGGACAGTTCATCCCCAGCTGTTGGCCAGTTGCTGGCGGCGTTGCAATGAGCTCGGCCAACAACCAGATGGGCAACAAGTCTAGCCGGCCATGGGCACGACAAATCTCGCCGTTGCGTCGACAGGTGTCGGCAATGTTGCGCTTGTCCAGCGTAAATTCGCGCGCCATCTCGCGATTAATGTGCAGCAGCTGGCTGGCATCGTAGACATGGACAACGGGCGTGGTGCCATTCATTTGACGCATCACACGCTGCTTGCCCGGCTTGCCGGCAATCATGCGCTCCTGCAGATAGAACGAAGCATTCGCATCTCGTTGCGTGGTAGCCATCGCATTGCCCAGCAGGCCGCTGCTATTAATGGCACTCAACGTACGCGGCGTGATAGCCTGATGCTGACGCAGTGTTAGGCGTTTGGTGTTCAGCACCTGAGCAAAAGTGGTCAGCATGCCGATGGCATTGAAGTGAACGCCCGAGGTGCGTGGAAATGGAATGCAGGCATCGTGCAGAGCACTGGACAATGCGCCCTCCAAGCGTGGtgactgcagcagcaattggCTGCGATCCGCTCCAGCGCCGACGCCGCTCACAGCCGTCACACGTTTCTTCATGGCCGCGACCAGAGCACGCAAACATTGCTCGAGGCAGCTGCGGGATTTCTTCACCCGTTGCAACGCATTCGAACGCAACACCTTGAGCAGCACGGCGCTGACATCGCTCGATAGGGTTGTGCCCTGGCATAATTGAAAATCGGGCGGCACATTGGGGCTGGGATACGAGGTGGGGAATGTCACCTGCAGTATGACCGTGTGATCGGCTGCACAGATCTTGAAGCAAGCATAGCGCTTAATGGCATCCAGCATATCCACATCCACATTCGGCATATTCGTGTTCAGCAACGAGAACTCGTGATGCAACGAACACGTCGGTTGATCCGTCAACGAGCGCGCTATGTGCGTCTCCTCGCGTCTCGTATAGACTCCGCCAAAGCTGGGCGAACGTGCCATGGGAAGTGCGTTGCCCCCAGCAACACCGGCTGCATCCAGTGTGGCCACAATGGGCAGCGAAGCCGCTGCCATGGGACGTGGATGTAGCGTATGCAGGAATTCTGGTGGTGTTAACGCGCGCAATTCACTCAATTCTGGCTCGTATCGTGGCGTCGACTCGCtctcctcatcctcatccgcTGAGGGTTCGCATAGCTTGAGCATTTGCTCATCGATCTTCCACACACGCAACGTGCGATCTCGCGACCAAGTGACCAGCTCCTAAAATCAGTCGTTAGTAATGTTTTTGATTGTAATTATCGAGCTATtcttacaatttcattaaagttCTCGCGATTGGGACGCCAGGCAAAGTCCAGAATGACATCCGTGTGACCCACAAAGGAGCAAATCGGATCCgtttgcttgctgttgctccaGAGCAGCAGACTATTCTCGCCACGACCCAAGTGCGGCACCACAATGCTGACCAATCCGTTGCCAATGGGCTAAGGGAAAAAATCGAAAGTTTCAACTAAAGTTGGGGAGAACAAATGACTCGCATTTACTGTATATCGGGCTCGCCACACGGGCGACAGCGTGGTGATGATCTTTTCGGCACGACGCGGATTGCACACATCAAAGTACTTGACAGTGCCGTCCTGACTGGCGGTGGCCAAGCACGTCTCGCGCATGTGACTCCAGTTGATGCCATGCACACGATTCAGATGCGCGGTAATGTAGTGTGTTGGGCAGCTGCCCTTGCGTATGTCCCAGATGCGCAAGTCACCATCGTGTGCAGCGGCGAGCAGGTTGCCGGAGACGCGATTGAAACCCACTTGGGTAGCACCAGCTAGAAAAGAGAGGCACATTTAAAGCAACTGCACAATGAATGCCATAGAACAGCGAGCTATACTCACACATGCAGACGGCATTCAAGGAGAGCGCCGGCTTGCGAGGATCGCGCAAATCCCAGATGTGCGAAAACGTGTCAATGGAGCAGCTAACCAACAAGTTGGGATTCTTGCCATGCCAGTCGATGTCCGTCACTGTGCGCGTATGACCGCGCAGCGAGTTCTCATAGTAGGGCTCAGCGGGTCCCCAGCGCACAATGTCAATGTTTTGACTGGTCTGAAAAATACAAAGATGGCATTGTATGAGCTGGCATTAAAGCTGGCATAACTCACCGCTATGGCGCAGTACTCTCGACGACTGGGGCAAATGGCAAACTCGGCCACGGACACATCGTACTTGGACTGACGCTCGTGGCGACGCAGCGTGCCATCATCTTGGCCCAAGCGCTGCAGTGCCAAATGACCGCGACCCGCCAACAAGACCCATTGGCCCGAGTAGTCCACGGACATGGCGGTGGCCTGTGAATCGCGGTGCTCGTAGCATTTGTTGCTCTGCCTAATGATGTACGTCTGCTCGGAAACTCCGCCAACGCCGCCTCCAGTTCCTCCACCACGCTCCCCACCGCTGCCGCTACCAGCTCGCAGCGTCTCTGTTGGCGGCATTTGGTGATTTTATGCTGTTGGTGTGTGGGGGGACAACATAAGGTGCGAAATCTAATGAATTTTACCAACTAAAAGCACGAAACAAAACGAACTGATAAGCGATAGAGAAAGAGACGATGATGAACACGCACaacgataacaataacaaactaTTACACTGAGCAGTGTGACCGCCCTCGTTTTTCAAATATCATTTTTTAGTTCGTATCGTTTTCTGCATTACCGATATTCAACACGTTATAATCCAAAAAACTATCGAATTTTCaaatgctgcaacaacaacaaattcaacaagttatcaataacaatttttaaaaaaatacgcCAAGATGTTCAAAGCATTCGACTACGATTTTCAGTTTATTGGTGTAAGTGCATatgccaacaaaaacaaagttgtGAATTGGtacgtttatttttaattttaattgttactAGTCTTATTTGCTTTATATACAACGGGGAATTTAGCAATAACTTAAAGCTAAAGCATCGTAGTAGTTCTAATGTCTCATCCTCTTTTATTACAGAAATCCAGCTCTCTTTAAGCTGCTATACTACTACTAATATTCTAGTGGTTGGGTTATCATTCAACGTTACAAGGCAAAcctataattataaatgcttCTGTGAATcagtatttcaaataaattgtttaaacacaaaaagaaacgcCAAGAAGATGGACGCACTCCCTCGCGATAGTCAGTTGGAAGTAATCAAGAGCTTAAACCTGGATGATCAAATCGCGCTATATGAAGCTCCCAAGAACGAAAATGTGGGGTTGGCCTGGAAGGATCAACATATGTAGCTTTTCACTTGGTTCTTTTAACTATGAGAAGTTTGAAGTGATGCCTGAATTGTTGGACGTGTTCCTATCCAACTGTAGTGCAAGAGTTCAGGAATTAAAACTGGAGATCATAAAATTTGACTTTCCCAAGCGCTGAAATCACTTAAGTACAATTTGGAGTTCGTCGATGGCCAGGGTGCTCAAgagaatgcaatttaaataatggcAACCCTATTTCCTAAGCTGCACAGTATGAAGGCCTTTGGtgatttcaattgcaatgctCTTGAAATATTTGCGTTAATTGGACTTGAGCAAATGCTGGCAAGGTTTTTCTGATTGAGATAGTCGCAAAGAGATTGCCAAGTGTCAAATGCTGGAAGAGTTGACTCTGAATACAACTGATTGGGATCTGGAAGCTgaatcaaattgatttatttgattttaaaatctgGTCTGAGGAGTCAGATTTCTGGCAAACTGTTGGCAGCTGTCCAAAAGTCGCGATCTagcatttgtttgcctttcATATCTGGCCCGGTGGGGTTGCAAATTGTAATGTtaagatacatacatatgattGGGGTTTTTTGGGGTTTCCCTTGCCCAAGCTGCAGAAACTTTGCTTAAGAGATGCATCTAATTATGTTTTAGCTGAGGTTTTTAAAAATCGTGCCATGGACGTACATATCGTtagtaattgcaaaaattcttatacatatgtacatgacTACGCTTCGTAAAATGCGTAACTTGCGCCACTTTTGCATAATAGGCTTGCGGAATCAGTTTACTATCGAAAACCTATGCGACTTGATGAAGATTTGGAAACAGCTGGAGCAAATTGACATTAATATCTAGTCCAGGGAGGCAGAATTGTGGCAaattgttgcctgttgcccaacgctaaaaacattaaatatattaaacacgCTTTTAGGCAAAAAGTTTTTTGAAGTTAGCCGGTAGATCATGGAAGAGACACTTAACAATCGATCTCAGTCTTTAACATTGAATTGCGGATATGCATACGAAAATATGTTGGTAAGTGAAAATGTTGATCGAAACaaatatatctataaatagataaattgaTTAATCCTTGCAGATCCTTCAGCACTTTAAGCATTCACGATTGAAGCTTACTTTTGAGCCTTTCAAACAGTATGACGATGTCGATTACAATTTCAtag comes from the Drosophila sulfurigaster albostrigata strain 15112-1811.04 chromosome 2L, ASM2355843v2, whole genome shotgun sequence genome and includes:
- the LOC133841211 gene encoding GATOR2 complex protein Wdr59 is translated as MPPTETLRAGSGSGGERGGGTGGGVGGVSEQTYIIRQSNKCYEHRDSQATAMSVDYSGQWVLLAGRGHLALQRLGQDDGTLRRHERQSKYDVSVAEFAICPSRREYCAIATSQNIDIVRWGPAEPYYENSLRGHTRTVTDIDWHGKNPNLLVSCSIDTFSHIWDLRDPRKPALSLNAVCMSGATQVGFNRVSGNLLAAAHDGDLRIWDIRKGSCPTHYITAHLNRVHGINWSHMRETCLATASQDGTVKYFDVCNPRRAEKIITTLSPVWRARYTPIGNGLVSIVVPHLGRGENSLLLWSNSKQTDPICSFVGHTDVILDFAWRPNRENFNEIELVTWSRDRTLRVWKIDEQMLKLCEPSADEDEESESTPRYEPELSELRALTPPEFLHTLHPRPMAAASLPIVATLDAAGVAGGNALPMARSPSFGGVYTRREETHIARSLTDQPTCSLHHEFSLLNTNMPNVDVDMLDAIKRYACFKICAADHTVILQVTFPTSYPSPNVPPDFQLCQGTTLSSDVSAVLLKVLRSNALQRVKKSRSCLEQCLRALVAAMKKRVTAVSGVGAGADRSQLLLQSPRLEGALSSALHDACIPFPRTSGVHFNAIGMLTTFAQVLNTKRLTLRQHQAITPRTLSAINSSGLLGNAMATTQRDANASFYLQERMIAGKPGKQRVMRQMNGTTPVVHVYDASQLLHINREMAREFTLDKRNIADTCRRNGEICRAHGRLDLLPIWLLAELIATPPATGQQLGMNCPMLFHKDPFKKSLLESLIMHYAGAGDVQTAVLLACLFDKCPAAPSDLKDVPSCRLPSQLHAQLSPYHTVLPLDFKSSTQSRTAAGNLQQLKQLRSNSWSDSLNCLMTFGQTDAYACSLIKRTRMPLFDQFKRVYADILFGWQLLSKRALVLKHTLHAPPPSQGVEFVTECSGCAKPKRTPKCEPCKRPVLFCTLCCLPVRGAANACLSCGHGGHMQHMMQWFEKHSVCAAGCGCRCLQRTSELLALIS